The genomic interval TCACCACCACGCAGTCGCTCGACCTCGACAGCGGGGCCGGTGCGATGAACCTGACAACCGCCTTCGATCAATTGCTCCTTGGAACCACGGACCTCCCGGGGTTGGGTGGTGGAACGGTCGACGTCATCGGTTGGGACTACGGTGCCGTCGGCCAAGCGGCGAGTACCGATTACATCATCGGCGATTTTCTGGAAGGCGGCACGGAATTCACCGCGACCCTGTCTTGGTTTGTCGATCGCAGCATCAACTTGGGCAACAACTCCTCTACGGAAGATAGTTTCGACGATTTGGACCTCGAAGTTTGGGAAGTCGTCAACGGCACACCCACAACGAAGGTTGCCGAGTCCATCAGCGATTACAACACGGTGGAACACCTGAACTTCACCGTGCCCGCGACCGGCCAATACATGATTCGCACGGTCTGGGACGAAGAACACTGGGATTTCGTCGCCGACACCAACACGGAACTGTACGGCTTGGCGTGGTCAGGGACGGCGGCGATGATCGTCGACGACCACGGAGACAATGCGATCGAAGCCTCCTCTGTCAACGCAGCTACGACGACTGCGGGAGAGCTCGAAATCTCCGGTGACCAAGACTACTTCAGCTTCAACGCTCAAGCTGGTACCGAATACACATTGAGCACGACTCTGCTCACGTTGCCCGACTCGACGCTCACCCTTTACGACACCGACGGCGTCACGGAACTTGAATTCGACGACGATGGCGGCACAGGTCTGGCATCGGAAATTGTCTGGACGGCTCCAGCCGACGGCATTTACTTCGCTGCTGTTCAAGCTGAAGATAATGTGTCTACAGGAACGTTTGAGTTCAATCTCGATGCCGTCACCAACCTGTCCGGTGTGGTTTGGGACGACGTCAACGGCGACGGTGTGTTCGATGCCGACGAGAACCCACTGATTGGATGGGAAGTTTATCTCGATACCAACGACAACGGTGTGTTGGATGGGGGAGAACAAACACAAACCACCCTCAGTGACGGATCATACATCTTCACCGATCTTCCCTCGGACACCTACACCGTTCGAACCGTTCTGCAAGCCGGATACGAACGCACTTCACCCGTCAGTACCAGTCCTGTCAGCACCGTCGTGTGGGAGCCGTTAGGACCAGGGCCGTCACTGTTTGGTCAAGTCGAGAACATCGCGGGAGGTGATGCGGTCGTGGGAGCAATTCACACGGCTGCGGCTCATCCAACCAATCCCGACATCCTTTATATCGGCAGCACCAACGGCGGGATTTGGCGAACCACCAATGCAACCGATCCGTCACCGGACTGGACACCACTAATCGACGACCAGGAATCGTTGTCGATCGGTGCGTTGGAATTTGATCCAACCGATCCCACGGGGAATACGCTTGTTGCCGGGATTGGCCGTTTCAGCAGTTTCGGTCGAATCGGTGGTGAACGAACCGGCCTGCTGCGGACAACCGATGGCGGCGACACCTGGACGAGTTTGGACGGCGGAGGCCTACTCGACGGAAAGAACATTTCCGGCGTGGCGGCGAGAGGAAACACGATCGTCGTTTCCGTGAATGTGGCAGACGCCTTCACCTTTGGCAACGTTGGCATTTTCCGTAGTGTCGATGGCGGTGCCACGTTCACACAGATTGCCGTCGGCGACGGGTCCGGAACCGGATTGCCCGGCGGCGTCTCGTACGATCTGGCCGCCGACCCAACCGACTACTCAGTCCTTTACACCAGCGTTGCATTCTCGGGTATCGTGAGTGGGCAGGTCGGCGTTTACAGGTCCACAGATACTGGAGCGACTTGGACAAAAGTCAGTAACTCCACGATGGACGCACTCATCGAAGACGGTTCCAACGGAACGGGAACCAGCAACCTGGAAATCGCCGTTGGAAACAGTGGCGAAGTCTATGCGGCGATCATCAATACCGGCGATCTCGCAGGTTTCTTCCGGTCGGGTGATGGTGGAAGTACCTGGGTCGCCATGGACATCCCTTCGACCAACGAAAACGGAACCGATGTCGGCCTGAATCCACGGGGCATCAAAGGTCCCGATGCCAGTGCGGCTCCCTCGGAAATTGCCGGCGGCCAAGGCAGCATTCACTTCTCTTTGCGACCCGACCCAACGGATTCCAACATCGTGTATGCCGGTGGGGACCGACAACCCCGCACATTCGGTGATGCCGGCACGTTCCCGAATTCGATCGGTGCCACAGACTTCACCGGCCGACTTTTCCGTGGAGATTTCAGCCAACCCTCGGGAAGTCAATGGGTGCACTTGACCCACTCCAACACGTTGGGCGCCGCTGGCGGTGGTACCGCGAGCAGCAGCGCTCCGCACGCGGACTCGCGGGAAATCGTCTTTTCGGCCAATGGTGATTTGATCGAAGTCGATGACGGCGGCGTTTATCGTCGCACGGATCCCCGGTCGAACACCGGCGATTGGTTCTCACTCAATGGCAACTTGCAGGTGACCGAAGCCCACGACGTCGCTTGGGACAGCGTGTCGGACATCGCCATGACCGGCAACCAAGACACCGGCACCACCCAACAAGAATCGACCGGCTCATTCACCTGGGTTAGTGTTTCGACCGCCGACGGTGGTGATGTCGCCATCGACGATACAAGTACCCCCGGACGATCGTTCCGCTATTCCAGTTTCCAAAACTTGGGTGCCTTCCGCCGTCGTGAATACGATGCGAACAACAACCTCCTTGACGAAACCTTCCTGCCGGGCATCAGTGATGTGCAATTCGTCACACCGGTTGTGCTGAACGCGGTGGATGCGACGCGACTGGTCATTGGTGGTTCTGGAACCATCTACGAATCTTTGAATCAAGGAAGCTCCAATACGGCCGTTCCTGGCAGTACCGGAGTGAACGCTTTCGATGGAAAACCGTTGGTCTACGGTCATATCACCAATCCCGATTTGATCGTCGCGGGTGACGGCAGCACTGTGAGTATTCGCACAGGAGCTCCGGGTTCCTCGATGGCAACCACGACAACCGCGTTCCCCGGTGGCACTGTCCGTGACATCGTGCTCGATCCGACCATTGCCAACACATTCTTCGTCGCCGACTCCGATCAGGTCTTCATGACGACCGATCTCGGTGGCAATTGGACCGAGGTCACCGGTAACTTGGCAGGAATCTCGGGGGTCGATTTCCACGATGTGGAATACATCGAAGGCCCCGCGACTGACCTGCTGGTTGTCGGAACCGGGGAAGGCGTTTTTTACAGCACCGCCATCACCGGCTTTACGGTTTGGTCGGAACTGTCAACCGATCTGCCGACCGTTGACGTCTTCGATATGGAATATGACGCAGCGGACGACGTGCTTGTGGTCGGGACGCTCGGGCGGGGAGCTTGGATCCTCCGAAACGTCTCCACCACATTCGGCGTCAGCACGAAGACTCCTGAAGATGGTTTCTGGACCGTTGATCTCGTCGACGGGAACTCAATAGCCGAAGTCGATTTTGGCAGCCGCCTGATTGAACTCCCGGAAATCACGATCACCGTGTCTCCCGACAGTGTCCTTGAAGACGGTGTGACCAATCTGGAGTACACCTTCACGCGGTCCGGTGTGAACACGCAACCGCTGACCATTGATTTCAGTGTCGGTGGGGATGCCGTATTCGGCAACGATTACACGCAGACCGGAGCAGCCACCTTCGCAGACAGCCTAGGATCGGTGACCTTTGCGGCTGGCGTCTCCACGGTGACAGTGACGATCGACCCGACCGCCGAACTCGCTGTCGAGTCGAACGAAGATGTGGTGCTGACGCTTCTGCCGGGAACGAACTATACGGTCGCAACCCCGAGTGCAGCGACCGGAACGATCGAGAACGACGATACCGCCACCATCACGATCACGGAACTCAATGCCGACCGCGATGAACGCAATAGTGGCATCACCAGTTACACATTCAGCGTGACCCTCGATGGCGAAGTGGAGGGTGGGTTCGATCTTGCGTACAGCACCCAAGACGATTCCGCCACCGTCGCCGACCAAGATTACGTCGCCCAAACCGGCACATTGAACTTTGCAGGAACGGCGAATGAGTCGCAGACGCTTAGCGTCCTTGTGCGGGGCGATACCGATGTGGAAACCGATGAAGTTTTCCAGGTCATCCTTGGGGCCATCAGCGGTTTGAACCCTGGGTTTGATCCCGCGGATATCAGCATTGCCAACGGAGGAATGGCCGAAGGCACGATCGTCAACGACGACTCTGCCACTCTGTCGTTCGCGGCGGTTTCGGCATCAAAAGATGAAGGGGATGCCGACACCACCGAGTTCACGTTCGAAGTCACTCTTGAGCAGGCCGTCAATGGCGGGTTCAATGTGGCTTACACCACCGACGACGGAACCGCCACCATCGCGGACGGCGACTACGTTGACAACGATGGCACGTTGACCTTCGTTGGGAACGAAGGCGAGGTGCAGACGATCACGGTGGAAGTCAACGGAGACTTGACGGTCGAAGCGGATGAGATGTTCCAAGTTGCATTGGGCATGCTCAGCGGATTCAGTGGCGGTATTTCGGCCAACAGCGTCGTCGTCGTGGATGGTACGCAGACCGGGACGATTCTCAATGACGATATTGGCCGACTCACGATCGACGACATCAGCCAGAACGAAGATGACGGCCCGATGACGTTCACCGTCTCGCTCGATCGGTTCGCCGACCAAGATGTGACCGTCCGATATGCCACGTTCTTCGGAACTGCGGATACCGACGACTTCACAACCGCCAATGGCAGCGTGACGATTGCCGCCGGCTCGAACTCGGCAACGTTCGATATTGGAATCACCGCCGACACGATCGTGGAACTCGATCAGGAATTTGAGGTTCAGCTTTCCAATGTGGATGCCGCGGGTCGTGACGTCATTATTGGTGACGGTCGCGGTGTGGGCACGATCGTCAACGATGATGCGGCCTTGATTTCTATCGCCGATGTCGCTGCCAACGAGGATGACGGCACAATCACGTTCACCATCTCGCTGGACCAAGCGGCGGACGCGGATGTGTCCGTGGACTTTGCCACATCCCCCGACACCGCTGATCTGAACGACGTCCCATCGCAATCGGGCACCGCCACGATCGTGGCTGGAGCACTATCGACGATGGTGACGCTCGATCTCACACCGGACCAGGTCGTGGAACTCGACGAGCGGTTTTTCGTCGACCTCTCCAATGCCCAGTCGTCCGGACGAAATGTTTCCATCGGTGATTCGCAAGGAATCGGGACGATTCTCAATGACGACACCGCGAACCTCATCATCGGCGACGCCACACAATTCGAGAACGATCCCAACACGATTTCGTTCTCCGTTTCGTTGAATCGTATCGCGGATGCGGATGTGACGATCGACTTCACGACGCAACCCGATTCCGCCGACAACACCGATTTCACCGCGAGCACGGGAACTGCCACCATTGCGGCAGGTCAGTCTTCGACGACCATTGAAATTGAAATTCTCGATGATGACATTGTCGAATTGCACGAGCAATTCTTTGTGCAACTGTCCAATGTCCAAGCCGACGGACGGGACATAGTGGTGGCCGACAACCAGGGTCTTGGAACCATCGTCAACGACGATACGGCTCGTATTTCGATTGACGATGTTTCCATCTTCGAACGCACTGCGGGCGTTCAGGAACTCAACTTTACCGTCACGTTAGATAAAGCGGTTGATAACGCGGTGTCTGTCGAATTCAGCACAGCCGACAAGTTCGCCGAAGTGGCCGATAACGATTACCAAGCCAGCTCGGGCACGCTGGATTTTGTCGGCCTCGCTGGCGAAACGCAGACGATCACCATCGCAGTGAACAGCGACACGAAGTTCGAAGCCGATGAATCGTTCGTGTTGGATCTTCTGGACGTGCAATCCAACGGGCGATCGGTTGTCATCTCCGACGCACAGGGTGAGGGAACGATCCTGAATGATGATTTACGATCGAACTTGGCAACGTTGCGTTCCAATTCGATCCCGGCGACTTCGATCAATGGAAACGATTTCACCGAGTTCTTCAGCGGAAACTTCGATGGCATCCCCGCGTCGTTGGAAACCGAGGATGACCTGTTCTTCTGGAATCCGACCACCGGAGCCAACCGATTAATCTTCGGCAACGGCACCCTGCAGGACAACCCGTTCCCCGTGTCGGCCCTCAACGGGAACGACTTCACAGAGGTGTTGATCGGCGACTTCGATGAAGACGGCAGCCACGATTTGTTCTTCTGGAATCCGGTCACTGGTCGAAACCGTCTGCTCCACACCACAGTCGCAACGAACGATTTGGGAGCCGGTTTCGAAACGAATGTCATCCCTTCGACCGCCATCAATGGCAACGACTTCACCTCTGCAGTTGTCGGAAACTTTGACGGCGGCGGACCGGATGATTTGTTCTTCTGGAACCCCGTTACTGGTCGAAACCGTCTTACCCACTTCGTGACCGAGTCGGTTGGTAGTGACACGGGGCTGATCGGAATTCAAACCAATGTGGTTGATACAACACTGATCAATGCCGATTTTGAATCGTTGCACGTGGGCCAATTCGAAGAAGGTGGCTTGGACGAGATCGTCTTCCTCA from Thalassoroseus pseudoceratinae carries:
- a CDS encoding Calx-beta domain-containing protein, with amino-acid sequence MYLRHWLEQLAQSSFGRVHRLRQSSQRLIRRHPVSNSLPNAVEVFEDRTLLSAVAVGSFEGSLNGEVAAPLEQTASNNDIQLEFTEDTGWGEHHYVSSNFGSDPFSGIDVNALIGADTFYDAGFTGSNAIVANVEAGHVWNQHETLGGVTTLVQETNNAGPQTGDVDKHATWAGQLIAGESFDLSDGREYQRGVAYGAEMFSGSIATQWNGSPYSLSFSFNTSTFIAPYRDFMVTGAGPLNQTVDVINSSWGNSDTTGAAFGTFSRGIDALVNQSGKTVVFSAGNSGPGANTVGGPAAGYNVISVGALGSDTDNPPYQTVSSFSSRGANDLFIPNDPTSQSGTTLSEVRSTVDIVAPGQNITAALYGGATGGNIGGTDNPQSNFYSFNIAGTSFAAPTVAGGATLIADAARTVLGTSTNALDGRVNKAILLNSADKIPGWDNAQSDVNGVITTTQSLDLDSGAGAMNLTTAFDQLLLGTTDLPGLGGGTVDVIGWDYGAVGQAASTDYIIGDFLEGGTEFTATLSWFVDRSINLGNNSSTEDSFDDLDLEVWEVVNGTPTTKVAESISDYNTVEHLNFTVPATGQYMIRTVWDEEHWDFVADTNTELYGLAWSGTAAMIVDDHGDNAIEASSVNAATTTAGELEISGDQDYFSFNAQAGTEYTLSTTLLTLPDSTLTLYDTDGVTELEFDDDGGTGLASEIVWTAPADGIYFAAVQAEDNVSTGTFEFNLDAVTNLSGVVWDDVNGDGVFDADENPLIGWEVYLDTNDNGVLDGGEQTQTTLSDGSYIFTDLPSDTYTVRTVLQAGYERTSPVSTSPVSTVVWEPLGPGPSLFGQVENIAGGDAVVGAIHTAAAHPTNPDILYIGSTNGGIWRTTNATDPSPDWTPLIDDQESLSIGALEFDPTDPTGNTLVAGIGRFSSFGRIGGERTGLLRTTDGGDTWTSLDGGGLLDGKNISGVAARGNTIVVSVNVADAFTFGNVGIFRSVDGGATFTQIAVGDGSGTGLPGGVSYDLAADPTDYSVLYTSVAFSGIVSGQVGVYRSTDTGATWTKVSNSTMDALIEDGSNGTGTSNLEIAVGNSGEVYAAIINTGDLAGFFRSGDGGSTWVAMDIPSTNENGTDVGLNPRGIKGPDASAAPSEIAGGQGSIHFSLRPDPTDSNIVYAGGDRQPRTFGDAGTFPNSIGATDFTGRLFRGDFSQPSGSQWVHLTHSNTLGAAGGGTASSSAPHADSREIVFSANGDLIEVDDGGVYRRTDPRSNTGDWFSLNGNLQVTEAHDVAWDSVSDIAMTGNQDTGTTQQESTGSFTWVSVSTADGGDVAIDDTSTPGRSFRYSSFQNLGAFRRREYDANNNLLDETFLPGISDVQFVTPVVLNAVDATRLVIGGSGTIYESLNQGSSNTAVPGSTGVNAFDGKPLVYGHITNPDLIVAGDGSTVSIRTGAPGSSMATTTTAFPGGTVRDIVLDPTIANTFFVADSDQVFMTTDLGGNWTEVTGNLAGISGVDFHDVEYIEGPATDLLVVGTGEGVFYSTAITGFTVWSELSTDLPTVDVFDMEYDAADDVLVVGTLGRGAWILRNVSTTFGVSTKTPEDGFWTVDLVDGNSIAEVDFGSRLIELPEITITVSPDSVLEDGVTNLEYTFTRSGVNTQPLTIDFSVGGDAVFGNDYTQTGAATFADSLGSVTFAAGVSTVTVTIDPTAELAVESNEDVVLTLLPGTNYTVATPSAATGTIENDDTATITITELNADRDERNSGITSYTFSVTLDGEVEGGFDLAYSTQDDSATVADQDYVAQTGTLNFAGTANESQTLSVLVRGDTDVETDEVFQVILGAISGLNPGFDPADISIANGGMAEGTIVNDDSATLSFAAVSASKDEGDADTTEFTFEVTLEQAVNGGFNVAYTTDDGTATIADGDYVDNDGTLTFVGNEGEVQTITVEVNGDLTVEADEMFQVALGMLSGFSGGISANSVVVVDGTQTGTILNDDIGRLTIDDISQNEDDGPMTFTVSLDRFADQDVTVRYATFFGTADTDDFTTANGSVTIAAGSNSATFDIGITADTIVELDQEFEVQLSNVDAAGRDVIIGDGRGVGTIVNDDAALISIADVAANEDDGTITFTISLDQAADADVSVDFATSPDTADLNDVPSQSGTATIVAGALSTMVTLDLTPDQVVELDERFFVDLSNAQSSGRNVSIGDSQGIGTILNDDTANLIIGDATQFENDPNTISFSVSLNRIADADVTIDFTTQPDSADNTDFTASTGTATIAAGQSSTTIEIEILDDDIVELHEQFFVQLSNVQADGRDIVVADNQGLGTIVNDDTARISIDDVSIFERTAGVQELNFTVTLDKAVDNAVSVEFSTADKFAEVADNDYQASSGTLDFVGLAGETQTITIAVNSDTKFEADESFVLDLLDVQSNGRSVVISDAQGEGTILNDDLRSNLATLRSNSIPATSINGNDFTEFFSGNFDGIPASLETEDDLFFWNPTTGANRLIFGNGTLQDNPFPVSALNGNDFTEVLIGDFDEDGSHDLFFWNPVTGRNRLLHTTVATNDLGAGFETNVIPSTAINGNDFTSAVVGNFDGGGPDDLFFWNPVTGRNRLTHFVTESVGSDTGLIGIQTNVVDTTLINADFESLHVGQFEEGGLDEIVFLNLETGKNRRISFAIDTPGQSTVMDGFVDSLNAQSGFNGSMFQSVVVADLNGDGLDDIFLWNSVTGENRTALTDIRKSASPVFVDNVFRPQSINNEFSRVIRLVDDVFTEAGADDLFFWNPTTGSNRTGGI